The following are encoded together in the Iodobacter fluviatilis genome:
- a CDS encoding MOSC domain-containing protein → MTIILSGLYRYPIKSSQGQRLQQSQVQSSGLPFDRTWMIATPNGRLITGREFPKLVLLSAEPSTEGLSLSAPGMPTLFVATGLFSQIHPASVWESDFTAHHGASDADAWCSAYLGEQVILLWTGLELNRQGSKGEPITFVDGHPLLLTGESSLADLNHRLDQKLSMQRFRPNLIMQGADAFAEDSWKKIRIGEVIFSFIKPCTRCVFITIDPETGEKSPNQEPLRTLAKYRKTADGVIFGQNIAVEKGGVINEGMIVEILE, encoded by the coding sequence ATGACCATCATCCTTTCAGGGCTTTACCGCTACCCAATTAAATCTAGCCAAGGCCAGCGGCTGCAGCAAAGTCAGGTACAAAGCAGCGGCCTGCCTTTTGATCGCACATGGATGATTGCCACCCCCAATGGCAGGCTTATTACTGGCCGAGAATTCCCCAAGTTAGTTTTATTGTCGGCCGAGCCAAGCACTGAAGGCCTTAGCCTAAGCGCGCCTGGCATGCCCACACTATTTGTTGCTACTGGCTTGTTTAGCCAAATTCACCCCGCCAGCGTATGGGAAAGCGACTTTACCGCCCATCACGGTGCCAGCGATGCAGACGCTTGGTGTTCGGCCTATTTAGGTGAGCAGGTGATCTTACTTTGGACAGGGCTGGAGCTCAACCGCCAAGGCAGCAAGGGCGAGCCGATTACCTTTGTGGATGGGCACCCGTTATTGCTGACAGGGGAAAGCTCGCTTGCAGATCTCAACCATCGTCTTGATCAAAAGCTATCTATGCAACGCTTCAGACCCAATCTGATTATGCAAGGCGCTGATGCTTTTGCTGAGGATAGCTGGAAAAAAATCCGTATCGGCGAAGTCATTTTTAGCTTTATTAAGCCCTGCACGCGCTGCGTATTTATCACGATAGACCCAGAAACGGGCGAAAAATCTCCCAATCAAGAGCCATTACGCACCCTAGCAAAATACCGAAAAACTGCAGATGGTGTGATCTTTGGACAAAATATTGCGGTAGAAAAAGGCGGTGTAATTAACGAGGGCATGATCGTAGAAATTTTGGAATAA
- a CDS encoding response regulator, which translates to MQERARVLIVDDEPFNLEILSEHLTDAGYDVVVAEDGEVAWGILSEDHSFDTVLLDRMMPRMDGMALLARLRQQPEFEHLPVIMQTAVGAAENVREGLAAGAYYYLIKPFQRDMLLAIVAAAVNFHREKSQLDAQLAAQASSYHLLMKGEFHFQTLDEARHLTLLLSNACPEPQRVALGLSELLVNAVEHGNLAISYAEKTRLLQHGRWQDEIEARLTLPEYEHRKVKVAFYREVGEIVFTITDEGNGFEWQPFLEMSPERAFDPHGRGISMARMLSFQSVEYKGTGNQVIARVRSAEQ; encoded by the coding sequence ATGCAAGAGCGGGCTAGGGTACTTATTGTTGATGATGAACCCTTTAATTTAGAAATACTTTCTGAGCACCTTACGGATGCTGGCTACGATGTGGTGGTGGCCGAGGATGGTGAAGTGGCTTGGGGGATTTTGTCAGAAGATCACTCATTTGACACCGTGCTGCTTGATCGCATGATGCCACGTATGGATGGTATGGCTCTACTTGCCCGATTACGACAGCAACCAGAATTTGAACATCTGCCGGTGATTATGCAAACGGCTGTAGGCGCTGCAGAAAACGTGCGTGAAGGGCTGGCGGCGGGTGCTTATTACTATTTAATTAAGCCATTTCAGCGTGATATGTTGCTGGCAATTGTGGCTGCAGCGGTTAATTTTCATCGTGAAAAAAGCCAGCTGGATGCGCAATTAGCCGCACAAGCCAGCTCTTACCATTTACTGATGAAGGGCGAGTTCCATTTTCAGACCTTGGATGAAGCTCGCCACCTGACCTTGCTGCTCTCCAATGCTTGCCCAGAGCCGCAGCGGGTGGCATTGGGCTTGTCTGAACTCTTAGTGAATGCGGTAGAACACGGTAATTTAGCTATTAGCTACGCTGAAAAAACGCGTCTCTTACAGCATGGTCGTTGGCAAGATGAGATAGAAGCGCGCTTAACGCTGCCAGAGTATGAACATCGCAAGGTGAAGGTTGCGTTTTATCGGGAGGTCGGCGAAATTGTTTTTACCATCACCGATGAAGGCAATGGCTTTGAATGGCAGCCATTTTTGGAGATGTCGCCAGAGCGTGCGTTTGACCCGCATGGTCGAGGTATTTCGATGGCACGGATGCTATCGTTTCAATCAGTGGAATATAAAGGCACGGGTAATCAGGTGATTGCACGAGTGCGGTCTGCTGAGCAGTGA
- a CDS encoding ParA family protein: MKIRVVFNQKGGVGKSTITINLAAAAAKAGKRVLVVDLDPQANSSHYLLGVGLDLAKPSLLDFFDQVLNFSMYAKDTREFVHRSPFERLSIMPSHPQIAELESKLESRHKIYKLREALNELVNDFDEVWLDTPPALNFFTLSALIAAEGCLIPFDCDEFSRHALLGLIDRVAEIRNDHNADLVIEGIIVNQFQARASLPARMVAELKQQGLPVLDVFLGASVKVRESHERAIPLLILDPNHKLSQQFADLYALLK; this comes from the coding sequence ATGAAAATTCGTGTGGTGTTTAATCAAAAAGGTGGTGTTGGTAAATCAACAATCACTATTAATTTGGCGGCGGCTGCTGCCAAAGCAGGTAAACGGGTATTGGTAGTTGATTTAGATCCGCAAGCTAATTCAAGCCATTATTTGCTAGGGGTGGGCCTTGATTTGGCCAAGCCTAGTTTGTTAGATTTTTTTGATCAAGTTCTTAACTTTAGTATGTATGCCAAAGACACGCGTGAGTTTGTGCATCGCAGCCCATTTGAGCGGCTATCGATTATGCCTTCGCACCCACAAATCGCTGAGTTGGAATCCAAATTAGAATCAAGGCATAAAATTTATAAATTGCGTGAAGCTTTAAATGAATTAGTAAATGATTTTGATGAAGTTTGGCTGGACACGCCTCCAGCTTTAAATTTCTTTACTTTATCTGCGTTGATTGCGGCAGAAGGTTGTTTGATTCCATTTGATTGTGATGAATTCTCACGGCATGCCTTATTGGGGTTGATTGATAGAGTGGCAGAGATTCGCAATGATCATAATGCTGATTTAGTGATTGAAGGCATTATTGTGAATCAGTTTCAAGCTCGTGCCAGCTTGCCAGCACGAATGGTCGCAGAACTAAAACAGCAGGGTTTGCCAGTGCTAGATGTGTTTCTAGGGGCTTCAGTTAAAGTAAGGGAATCACATGAACGCGCTATACCTTTGCTTATTCTTGATCCAAATCATAAGTTATCGCAGCAGTTTGCTGACTTATATGCCTTATTAAAATAA
- a CDS encoding arginyltransferase, with product MNDSLRTRTISLQFYATATYECSYLDGQVARSQVAVPAELIDSQAYSNLVQHGFRRSGLFVYRPWCDQCRACVPVRLPVQQFKPNRTQRRVQKLHAGLQVRLLGLEYLESHYLLYQRYQMARHSGGGMDQDNREQYQNFILKSNVSSFLAEFSLDDQVQMVSLIDQLDDGISSVYTFYNPDLPGASLGVFNILWQVDLAKEMQLPYVYLGYWIDQCRKMAYKTCYKPIEGLFDGKWQLLVMD from the coding sequence ATGAATGATTCGCTGCGCACTCGCACGATTTCTTTACAGTTTTACGCCACAGCGACGTATGAGTGCAGCTATTTGGATGGACAAGTGGCGCGCTCGCAAGTGGCGGTGCCAGCGGAGCTTATTGATAGCCAAGCGTATAGCAATTTAGTGCAGCATGGCTTTCGGCGTAGTGGGCTATTTGTTTATCGGCCTTGGTGTGATCAATGCCGCGCCTGTGTGCCGGTGCGGCTACCCGTGCAGCAATTTAAACCTAATCGTACCCAACGCCGCGTGCAAAAATTACATGCTGGATTACAAGTTAGATTACTGGGTTTGGAATACCTAGAATCACATTATTTATTGTATCAGCGCTATCAAATGGCAAGGCATTCTGGTGGTGGGATGGATCAAGATAATCGAGAACAATATCAAAATTTTATATTAAAAAGTAATGTGAGTAGTTTCTTGGCAGAGTTTAGCCTTGATGATCAAGTACAGATGGTCAGTTTGATTGATCAGCTAGATGATGGGATTTCCTCGGTATACACTTTTTATAATCCAGATCTCCCTGGGGCAAGCTTGGGGGTATTCAATATTCTTTGGCAAGTTGATCTAGCAAAAGAAATGCAGCTCCCCTATGTTTATCTCGGATATTGGATTGACCAATGCCGAAAAATGGCTTACAAAACATGCTATAAACCGATTGAAGGATTGTTTGATGGCAAGTGGCAGCTTTTAGTGATGGATTAG
- the aat gene encoding leucyl/phenylalanyl-tRNA--protein transferase → MSGIFPWFMPDEPILWWSPNPRMVLFPAELHIPKSLEKVLRNRPYEVRFDTAFAQVMQGCAAPRDGEPATWISEDICASYGALHLAGWAHSAECWIDGELAGGLYGIAIGKMFYGESMFARKADASKIAFVHLVRYLELQGFKLIDCQMRTDHLARFGAREILRDEFIERLNVLITEPHQVGPWSYLHGVKT, encoded by the coding sequence ATGTCAGGTATTTTCCCTTGGTTTATGCCTGATGAGCCTATTCTTTGGTGGAGTCCTAATCCACGGATGGTGCTTTTCCCCGCCGAGCTGCATATTCCTAAGTCGCTAGAGAAAGTGCTTAGGAATCGCCCGTATGAAGTACGTTTTGATACGGCATTTGCCCAGGTGATGCAAGGCTGTGCTGCTCCGCGTGATGGCGAGCCTGCAACTTGGATTAGTGAAGATATTTGTGCCAGTTACGGGGCTTTGCACCTTGCTGGTTGGGCACATTCAGCAGAATGTTGGATTGATGGTGAGCTTGCTGGAGGTTTATATGGCATCGCCATCGGAAAAATGTTCTACGGTGAATCTATGTTTGCCAGAAAAGCGGATGCCTCTAAAATTGCCTTTGTGCATTTAGTGCGCTATCTAGAGCTGCAAGGGTTTAAGTTAATTGATTGTCAGATGCGTACCGATCACTTGGCTCGCTTTGGTGCGCGTGAGATTTTGCGCGATGAGTTTATTGAGCGCTTAAACGTACTTATTACAGAGCCACATCAAGTTGGTCCTTGGTCTTATCTCCACGGAGTAAAAACATGA
- the fur gene encoding ferric iron uptake transcriptional regulator, whose protein sequence is MSKANELKEMGLKATGPRLKILNLFETGDQRHMTAEDVYRLLIADNLDIGLATVYRVLTQFEQAGILVRHHFETGKSVFELSAGGHHDHLVCVKCGQVEEFYDAEIEKRQDAIAKEHGFDIQDHEMYLYGICATCKVA, encoded by the coding sequence ATGAGTAAAGCAAACGAATTAAAAGAAATGGGTTTGAAGGCGACTGGGCCACGGTTGAAAATTTTAAACTTGTTTGAGACAGGTGATCAGCGTCATATGACAGCGGAAGATGTCTACCGGCTGTTGATCGCTGACAACTTGGATATTGGCTTGGCTACTGTTTACCGCGTGCTCACGCAGTTTGAGCAGGCTGGTATTTTGGTGCGTCATCATTTTGAAACCGGTAAATCAGTCTTTGAGCTGAGCGCGGGTGGCCATCACGATCACTTGGTTTGTGTGAAGTGTGGGCAGGTTGAAGAATTTTATGATGCTGAAATTGAAAAGCGCCAAGATGCCATTGCCAAGGAACATGGCTTTGATATTCAGGATCATGAAATGTATTTGTATGGTATTTGTGCAACATGCAAGGTGGCGTAA
- a CDS encoding outer membrane protein assembly factor BamE, producing the protein MMKAKVLILLLPIALATSACSVANFLTPYKLDIPQGNEITADQVAKLKTGMTHSQVRFLLGTPLLTDPFHANRWDYLYSDARAGVLRDKKSYVLIFEGDSLVSFSGETLPAPAKFQSAETSVASAVTPAPAAKE; encoded by the coding sequence ATGATGAAGGCAAAAGTACTTATTTTATTGCTCCCTATCGCGCTAGCTACCTCGGCGTGCAGTGTTGCTAATTTCCTTACACCTTATAAACTCGACATCCCACAAGGTAATGAAATTACCGCTGATCAAGTCGCCAAGCTCAAAACAGGGATGACGCACTCACAAGTGCGCTTTCTCTTAGGCACACCGCTGCTAACGGACCCCTTTCATGCCAACCGCTGGGACTACTTATATAGCGATGCCCGCGCGGGTGTGTTAAGAGACAAAAAAAGCTATGTGCTTATTTTTGAAGGTGATAGCTTAGTTAGCTTCTCTGGCGAAACACTACCAGCCCCTGCCAAATTTCAATCTGCCGAAACTTCTGTAGCCAGTGCTGTGACACCTGCTCCAGCCGCTAAGGAATAA
- the dapB gene encoding 4-hydroxy-tetrahydrodipicolinate reductase, giving the protein MTIKIAIAGSSGRMGRMLIEAVIAAKDCQLFAAFDRENSPAIGSDAAAFLGKNCGVNISANLNLLAGADVLIDFTRPEGTLQHLSACQKHDVNMIIGTTGFEETGKATITAAADKIAIVHAYNMSAGVNLLVKLLEVAAKTLNTGYDIEILEMHHRMKVDAPSGTALMLGDAVAGAMGQKLEDCAVYDRHGITGERDPSSIGFATLRGGDVIGDHTVIFAGMGERIEISHKASNRNIYAQGSIRAARFLSGQQTGLFDMQDVLGLS; this is encoded by the coding sequence ATGACGATTAAAATCGCCATTGCCGGTAGCAGTGGCCGCATGGGCCGCATGCTAATCGAAGCCGTTATCGCAGCAAAGGATTGCCAGCTGTTTGCCGCCTTTGATCGCGAAAACAGCCCCGCAATCGGTAGCGATGCAGCAGCTTTTTTAGGTAAAAATTGCGGTGTGAATATCAGTGCTAATCTCAATTTGCTAGCTGGTGCCGATGTTTTAATCGACTTCACTCGCCCCGAAGGCACATTGCAGCATTTATCAGCCTGCCAAAAACATGATGTGAACATGATCATTGGCACCACGGGCTTTGAAGAAACAGGCAAAGCCACAATTACCGCAGCCGCCGATAAAATTGCCATTGTGCACGCCTACAATATGAGCGCTGGGGTTAATTTACTGGTAAAGCTACTTGAAGTAGCCGCAAAAACCCTGAATACCGGCTACGACATTGAAATCCTAGAAATGCATCACCGCATGAAAGTGGACGCGCCTTCTGGCACGGCCTTAATGCTGGGCGACGCAGTAGCAGGAGCAATGGGGCAGAAGCTAGAAGACTGTGCGGTTTATGATAGGCACGGCATTACTGGCGAGCGAGATCCATCCAGTATTGGTTTTGCCACGTTACGCGGCGGAGATGTGATTGGCGACCATACGGTAATTTTTGCTGGCATGGGCGAGCGTATAGAAATTTCGCATAAAGCATCTAACCGCAATATCTACGCCCAAGGCTCTATCCGCGCTGCACGTTTTTTAAGTGGCCAGCAAACCGGACTGTTTGATATGCAGGATGTATTGGGTCTAAGTTAA
- a CDS encoding BaiN/RdsA family NAD(P)/FAD-dependent oxidoreductase, whose protein sequence is MQNVVDVIVIGAGAAGMMCAATAGQRGRSVVLIDHAVKLAEKIRISGGGRCNFTNLNTFASCYQSANPHFVKSALKQYSQFDFIKMVEAHGLGYHEKTLGQLFCDQGSQAIIDMLKAEVDQGDVMWRMDTGIVSIEKTANGFAVVTSRETWQCRSLVVACGGLSIPPIGATGLGFDIAKQFDIPVLSLAPALVPLTFQPQDLWADLAGVAVEDAVVSCGDMQFREAILLTHKGLSGPAILQISSYWRAGDSLEIDLLPDVDFAALWAGANRDALITTILAELLPKRLVQAWLTQWGEIKPLKQYSVKELAAIEESFHHWSIIPSGSVGYKKAEVTRGGVDTQALSSKTMEARHVAGLFFIGEVVDVTGWLGGYNFQWAWSSGYVAGLNC, encoded by the coding sequence ATGCAAAATGTGGTGGATGTAATTGTAATTGGGGCCGGCGCGGCGGGCATGATGTGCGCGGCCACTGCAGGCCAACGTGGTCGTAGCGTGGTATTGATCGACCACGCGGTAAAACTTGCAGAGAAGATTCGTATTTCTGGCGGCGGGCGTTGTAATTTTACTAATTTAAATACTTTTGCTAGCTGCTATCAATCGGCCAACCCGCATTTTGTAAAATCTGCGCTTAAGCAATATAGTCAGTTTGATTTTATTAAAATGGTTGAGGCGCATGGCCTTGGCTATCACGAAAAAACCTTGGGGCAATTGTTTTGCGACCAAGGCTCGCAAGCGATCATTGACATGCTAAAAGCCGAAGTGGACCAAGGCGATGTGATGTGGCGCATGGACACCGGCATCGTATCGATTGAAAAAACGGCCAATGGCTTTGCAGTGGTAACCAGCCGCGAAACTTGGCAATGCCGCTCGCTGGTAGTGGCCTGTGGGGGCTTATCTATTCCGCCGATTGGTGCGACTGGCCTAGGCTTTGATATTGCCAAGCAGTTTGATATACCCGTGCTGTCCCTCGCTCCCGCCCTTGTTCCTCTTACCTTTCAACCACAAGATTTATGGGCTGATTTGGCAGGGGTGGCGGTTGAAGACGCTGTGGTGAGCTGTGGTGATATGCAATTTAGAGAAGCCATCTTGCTAACACACAAGGGCCTATCTGGCCCCGCTATTTTGCAAATCTCTAGCTATTGGCGAGCGGGCGATAGCTTAGAAATTGATTTATTGCCTGATGTGGATTTTGCTGCGCTATGGGCAGGTGCTAATCGGGATGCACTGATCACTACTATTTTAGCGGAGCTACTGCCTAAGCGCTTGGTGCAAGCTTGGCTGACGCAGTGGGGCGAGATTAAACCGCTTAAACAATATTCAGTTAAAGAATTGGCTGCAATAGAAGAAAGCTTTCACCACTGGTCGATTATTCCTTCGGGATCGGTGGGGTATAAAAAAGCCGAGGTGACACGTGGCGGGGTGGATACGCAGGCTTTGTCTTCTAAAACCATGGAAGCACGCCATGTTGCTGGTTTATTTTTTATTGGTGAAGTGGTCGATGTGACCGGCTGGCTGGGTGGGTACAACTTTCAGTGGGCTTGGTCGTCCGGATATGTTGCAGGATTAAATTGCTAG
- a CDS encoding DUF924 family protein, protein MNPDHVLNFWFGQPLEIRSEWFRKDANFDAQIKAQFLSAIEAAANGEQAAWLNTPSHSLAYIILLDQFPRNIFRNDAQSFAYDHLALAAAKAAVCKGFDQKLTPLEQLFIYLPFEHSESLSDQEQAVELMMGWQVDEKLQGFYDYAVKHHAVIQRFGRFPHRNQLLGRNSTAEELDYLSQPGAGF, encoded by the coding sequence ATGAATCCTGATCATGTTCTTAATTTTTGGTTTGGCCAGCCGCTTGAAATTCGCAGCGAATGGTTTCGTAAAGATGCTAACTTTGATGCACAAATCAAAGCACAGTTTTTAAGCGCAATCGAGGCCGCCGCCAATGGCGAGCAAGCCGCTTGGCTCAACACCCCAAGTCACAGCTTGGCCTACATTATTTTACTAGACCAGTTCCCACGTAATATTTTCCGCAATGATGCACAAAGCTTTGCATATGATCATCTCGCCTTAGCAGCAGCTAAGGCCGCAGTCTGTAAAGGCTTTGATCAGAAGCTCACCCCACTTGAGCAACTCTTTATTTATCTGCCCTTTGAGCATTCAGAAAGCCTAAGCGATCAAGAACAAGCCGTTGAGCTTATGATGGGCTGGCAAGTGGATGAAAAACTGCAAGGCTTTTACGATTACGCTGTAAAACATCATGCGGTAATTCAGCGCTTTGGCCGCTTTCCACACCGCAATCAACTATTAGGCCGCAACTCAACGGCAGAAGAACTAGATTACTTATCACAACCTGGCGCGGGTTTTTAA
- a CDS encoding Cof-type HAD-IIB family hydrolase, producing MYQLIASDLDGTLLNGEHMVDAYTAETLRTLEERGVQFVIATGRHYLDVMGIRDVLGIRAHLITSNGARIHSPDNELIHAEDIPANLVKELSQAEFSAGTLLNFYLDDAWLIDQHSQYLLDMHQDSGFTYRIEDLANHNGHGVPKILYIGNHAHLLEVESKLRERFGNTLYITFSMPDCLEVMAASVSKGHALQVVLDRLSLKREQCIAFGDGQNDLELLQTAGHPRLMSNANPRLMAALPNVVQIGSNEESGVAKHLRSAFNMTH from the coding sequence ATGTATCAGCTTATCGCCTCCGATCTTGATGGCACCCTGCTCAATGGCGAGCATATGGTGGATGCCTATACGGCAGAAACGCTACGCACGCTGGAAGAGCGTGGTGTGCAGTTTGTCATTGCCACCGGACGTCATTATTTAGATGTGATGGGAATTCGAGATGTGTTGGGCATCCGAGCCCATTTAATCACCTCAAATGGTGCACGCATTCATAGCCCAGATAATGAGCTGATCCACGCGGAGGATATCCCCGCCAATTTGGTGAAGGAGCTCTCGCAAGCAGAATTTTCTGCAGGCACCTTATTAAATTTTTATCTTGATGATGCATGGCTCATTGATCAGCACAGCCAATACCTACTCGATATGCACCAAGATTCTGGCTTTACTTACCGGATCGAAGACCTCGCTAACCACAATGGCCATGGTGTGCCCAAGATTTTATATATTGGTAATCACGCGCATTTGCTTGAGGTAGAGAGCAAATTACGCGAGCGCTTTGGCAACACCTTGTATATCACCTTTTCTATGCCCGATTGCCTAGAAGTCATGGCTGCGAGCGTATCCAAAGGGCACGCTTTGCAAGTAGTGCTTGATCGCCTTAGCCTAAAACGCGAGCAGTGTATTGCTTTTGGCGATGGGCAAAATGATCTAGAGCTATTACAAACAGCGGGCCACCCAAGGCTCATGAGTAACGCGAATCCTCGTTTAATGGCCGCCCTGCCAAATGTGGTACAAATTGGTAGTAATGAAGAATCCGGCGTGGCGAAACACCTGCGTAGCGCTTTCAATATGACTCACTAA
- a CDS encoding MarR family winged helix-turn-helix transcriptional regulator, translated as MENFQITLRELVRCYQAFEQLSNRHIRTMDLTPAQFDIVATLGNTQGMSCRELGEKTLITKGTLTGVLDRLEAKDIIRRETTNADRRSLRVFLSPAGEELFNRTFNQHLDYIRPFFSELSAQQLTGINRSLAELRSKFQDQTNAI; from the coding sequence ATGGAAAACTTCCAAATCACCCTCCGTGAACTGGTGCGCTGCTATCAAGCTTTTGAACAATTGTCTAATCGGCACATCCGCACTATGGATTTAACCCCAGCTCAATTTGATATTGTGGCTACCCTAGGCAACACACAAGGGATGAGCTGCCGTGAGCTAGGCGAAAAAACCTTAATAACTAAAGGGACTTTAACGGGTGTACTGGATCGCTTAGAGGCAAAAGACATTATTCGCAGAGAAACCACGAATGCAGACCGGCGCAGTTTGCGAGTATTTCTAAGCCCTGCTGGTGAAGAGCTGTTTAATCGTACTTTTAATCAGCACCTTGATTATATTCGGCCGTTTTTTTCAGAATTATCCGCACAACAATTAACAGGAATAAACCGTTCACTGGCTGAACTTCGCAGTAAATTTCAAGACCAAACAAATGCAATTTAA
- a CDS encoding cytochrome b encodes MSKKQYDGMQVLLHWLSALLICAAFGLAWTMDDMPLSPLKFKIISWHKWVGITVLGLVAIRLIWLKLKGAPAADPSLPAWQSKLSSGVHHLLYLLMFAMPLSGWLMSSAKGISVAYLGLWQLPNLVEKNEALADTLKASHELFATALLVLIGLHIAAALKHHFIDRDTILARMLPFLRKN; translated from the coding sequence ATGAGTAAAAAACAATATGATGGGATGCAAGTTTTATTGCACTGGTTATCAGCCCTCTTAATCTGTGCTGCATTTGGCCTAGCATGGACCATGGACGATATGCCATTATCTCCGCTTAAATTTAAAATTATTTCTTGGCACAAATGGGTTGGGATTACCGTGCTAGGGCTAGTGGCTATTCGGCTGATTTGGCTAAAACTCAAAGGTGCTCCCGCAGCAGACCCTAGCCTACCCGCTTGGCAAAGTAAGCTCTCTAGCGGCGTGCATCATCTACTTTATTTATTAATGTTTGCCATGCCGCTTTCTGGTTGGCTAATGAGCTCGGCCAAAGGCATCTCCGTAGCTTATCTAGGCCTATGGCAATTGCCAAATTTGGTCGAAAAAAATGAAGCCCTAGCTGATACATTAAAAGCCAGCCATGAATTATTTGCCACCGCCTTACTGGTTCTTATTGGCCTGCATATTGCTGCAGCGCTTAAACACCATTTTATTGATCGAGACACTATTTTGGCTCGGATGCTGCCTTTTTTACGTAAAAATTAA
- a CDS encoding YceI family protein, producing MIRHILSATLISAISLSANAAQTLVPQKSKVDFSFKQMGVTVDGGFKNFSAKVDFDPAKPEKAQAEIIVDLASIDVGGSDGNAEAKKKSWFDVAAFPKATFIASSIKALGAGKFEAKGKLTIKGISRDITTQLTTKSEAGNLVVEGNLPILRLQYKLGDGVWADTDTVADQVIIKFKIALAGTAGK from the coding sequence ATGATTCGGCATATCCTTAGCGCCACGCTCATTTCGGCCATTAGCCTTTCAGCAAACGCAGCACAAACATTAGTTCCACAAAAAAGCAAAGTAGATTTCAGCTTTAAGCAAATGGGTGTAACAGTGGATGGCGGCTTTAAAAATTTCAGCGCCAAAGTAGACTTTGACCCAGCTAAGCCAGAAAAAGCCCAAGCAGAAATAATTGTCGATTTAGCCAGCATTGATGTTGGTGGCAGCGATGGTAATGCCGAAGCAAAGAAAAAATCGTGGTTTGATGTAGCCGCCTTCCCAAAGGCCACCTTTATTGCCAGTAGCATTAAAGCACTGGGTGCTGGCAAGTTTGAAGCCAAAGGCAAGCTCACCATTAAAGGCATTAGCCGCGATATAACAACCCAACTCACCACAAAATCAGAAGCAGGTAATCTGGTGGTAGAAGGCAATCTCCCTATTTTGCGCTTGCAATATAAATTAGGTGATGGTGTTTGGGCCGATACGGATACGGTTGCTGACCAAGTTATTATTAAATTTAAAATAGCGCTTGCCGGTACCGCAGGCAAATAA
- a CDS encoding YceI family protein has product MKRFIATALLAGFSSTVFAAPVVYNLDPSHTYPSFELSHMGFSIQNGRFDKSSGTITLDAEKKTGAVDISIDTRSLNSGWEKRDAHVKGPDFFNSEKFPAMTFKSNKLVFEGEKLVAVDGNFTLLGVTKPLTLAVSNFKCAMHPMMKKQACGANATATIKRSEFGMSTYVPNIGDDVKLSIAVEAITQ; this is encoded by the coding sequence ATGAAGCGTTTTATCGCCACGGCACTACTCGCAGGTTTTAGCAGCACCGTTTTTGCAGCACCTGTTGTTTACAACTTAGATCCATCCCACACCTACCCAAGCTTTGAATTAAGCCATATGGGCTTTTCAATTCAAAATGGTCGCTTTGATAAATCCAGCGGCACTATCACGCTAGATGCAGAAAAGAAAACCGGCGCAGTGGATATCAGTATTGATACACGTAGCCTCAATAGCGGCTGGGAAAAGCGCGATGCTCACGTTAAAGGCCCAGATTTCTTTAATAGCGAAAAATTCCCAGCAATGACATTCAAATCCAATAAATTGGTATTTGAAGGTGAAAAACTGGTAGCAGTAGATGGCAATTTCACCCTATTAGGTGTAACCAAGCCGCTGACTTTAGCCGTTAGCAACTTTAAATGCGCAATGCACCCAATGATGAAAAAACAAGCATGCGGCGCTAATGCTACTGCAACCATCAAGCGCAGTGAATTTGGCATGAGTACTTACGTACCGAATATTGGTGACGACGTTAAGCTCAGTATTGCTGTAGAAGCAATTACTCAATAA